From Rhinolophus sinicus isolate RSC01 linkage group LG15, ASM3656204v1, whole genome shotgun sequence, the proteins below share one genomic window:
- the GRIN2C gene encoding glutamate receptor ionotropic, NMDA 2C isoform X5, whose protein sequence is MGGALGPALLLTSLLGAWAGLGPGQGEQAVTVAVVFGSSGPLQAQARTRLTPQNFLDLPLEIQPLTVGVNNTNPSSLLTHICGLLGAARVHGVVFEDNVGTEAVAQILDFISSQTHVPILSISGGSAVVLTPKEPGSAFLQLDVSLEQQLQVLFKVLEEYDWSAFAVITSLHPGHALFLEGVRAVADASYMGWRLLDVLTLELGPGGTRARTQRLLRQVDAPVLVAYCSREEAEVLFAEAAQAGLVGPGHVWLVPSLALGSTDAPPAVFPVGLISVVTESWRLSLRQKVRDGVAILALGAHGYQRQHGALPAPAGNCVSHPGPISPAREAFYRHLLNVTWEGRDFSFSPGGYLVQPTMVVIALNRHRLWEMVGRWDRGILHMKYPVWPRYSASLQPVVDSRHLTVATLEERPFVIVESPDPGTGGCVPNTVPCRRQSNHTFSSGDTAPYTKLCCKGFCIDILKKLARVVKFSYDLYLVTNGKHGKRVRGVWNGMIGEVYYKRADMAIGSLTINEERSEIVDFSVPFVETGISVMVARSNGTVSPSAFLEPYSPSVWVMMFVMCLTVVAITVFMFEYFSPVSYNQNLTSGKKSGGPSFTIGKSVWLLWALVFNNSVPIENPRGTTSKIMVLVWAFFAVIFLASYTANLAAFMIQEQYIDTVSGLSDKKFQRPQDQYPPFRFGTVPNGSTERNIRSNYRDMHSHMVKFNQRSVEDALTSLKMGKLDAFIYDAAVLNYMAGKDEGCKLVTIGSGKVFATTGYGIAMQKDSHWKRAIDLALLQFLGDGETQKLETVWLSGICQNEKNEVMSSKLDIDNMAGVFYMLLVAMGLALLVFAWEHLVYWKLRHSVPNTSRLDFLLAFSRGIYSCFSGVQSLASPARPPSPDLTTSSAQASVLKMLQAARDMVTTAGVSSSLDRATRTIENWGSRRAPPPPACRRPRPPTPGPPPDPTPKGWGPPGGGQAALGHRAPRPLGRPVTPGSPLTDVSRVSGRRAWEAKWPLRTWRGGRHFLASQRRALPERPLSPKHCYYSSFPRADRLGRPFLPLFPEPPEPEDLPLLGPEQLARREALLHAAWARSPRARHSSLPSSVAEAFGRPSSLPTVCAHLSCGSLAQAQSMRLPTYREACQEGVWAHRQHTCFHTQTHLPLCWRAVCPHLPSCASHSPWLAGDWGPPRHRGRTLGLSTGCRDNGGLEEVRKVACGTHGFLGPCSWRRINSLESEV, encoded by the exons ATGGGTGGGGCCCTGGGGCCAGCCCTGCTGCTCACCTCACTCCTCGGtgcctgggcagggctgggcccgGGGCAGGGCGAGCAGGCTGTGACGGTGGCCGTGGTGTTTGGCAGCTCGGGGCCGCTGCAGGCCCAGGCCCGGACCCGCCTCACCCCCCAGAATTTCCTGGACCTGCCCTTGGAGATCCAGCCGCTCACCGTGGGGGTCAACAACACCAACCCCAGCAGCCTCCTCACGCACATCTGTGGGCTCCTGGGAGCTGCCCGCGTCCATGGTGTCGTCTTTGAGGACAACGTGGGCACGGAGGCCGTGGCCCAGATTCTTGACTTCATCTCCTCCCAGACTCACGTGCCCATCCTCAGCATCAGTGGCGGCTCCGCTGTGGTCCTCACCCCCAAG GAGCCGGGCTCCGCCTTCCTGCAGTTAGACGTGTCCctggagcagcagctgcaggTGCTGTTCAAGGTGCTGGAGGAGTATGACTGGAGCGCGTTCGCCGTGATCACCAGCCTGCACCCGGGCCACGCCCTCTTCCTCGAGGGCGTGCGCGCTGTCGCCGACGCCAGCTACATGGGCTGGCGGCTGCTGGATGTGCTCACGCTGGAGCTGGGCCCTGGAGGAACGCGCGCGCGCACCCAGCGTCTGCTGCGCCAGGTCGATGCCCCGGTGCTGGTGGCTTACTGCTCACGCGAGGAGGCCGAGGTGCTCTTCGCCGAGGCGGCGCAGGCCGGCCTGGTGGGGCCTGGGCACGTGTGGTTGGTGCCCAGCCTGGCACTGGGCAGCACTGACGCGCCCCCCGCCGTCTTCCCTGTGGGACTCATCAGTGTCGTCACCGAGAGCTGGCGCCTTAGCCTGCGCCAGAAGGTTCGCGACGGCGTTGCCATCCTGGCCCTGGGTGCCCACGGTTACCAGCGCCAGCATGGTGCCCTGCCTGCCCCGGCTGGGAACTGCGTCAGTCACCCTGGGCCCATCAGCCCTGCCCGGGAGGCCTTCTACAG ACACCTACTGAATGTCACCTGGGAGGGCCGAGACTTCTCCTTCAGCCCTGGTGGGTACCTGGTGCAGCCCACAATGGTTGTGATCGCCCTCAACCGGCACCGCCTATGGGAGATG GTGGGGCGCTGGGACCGTGGCATCCTGCACATGAAGTACCCAGTGTGGCCTCGCTACAGTGCCTCCCTGCAGCCCGTGGTGGACAGCCGGCACCTGACGGTGGCCACGCTGGAAGAGCGGCCCTTCGTCATTGTGGAGAGCCCCGACCCTGGCACAGGCGGCTGCGTGCCCAACACTGTGCCCTGCCGCAGGCAGAGCAACCACACCTTCAG CAGCGGTGACACAGCCCCGTATACCAAGCTCTGCTGTAAGGGATTCTGCATTGACATCCTCAAGAAGTTAGCCAGGGTGGTCAAGTTCTCTTACGACCTGTACCTGGTGACGAACGGCAAGCATGGCAAGCGGGTGCGCGGCGTGTGGAACGGCATGATCGGGGAG GTGTACTATAAGCGGGCAGACATGGCCATCGGCTCCCTCACTATCAACGAGGAGCGCTCCGAGATCGTGGACTTCTCCGTGCCCTTCGTGGAGACGGGTATCAGTGTGATGGTGGCTCGCAGCAATGGCACCGTGTCCCCCTCAGCCTTTCTGG agccctACAGCCCCTCTGTTTGGGTGATGATGTTTGTCATGTGCCTCACCGTGGTGGCCATCACCGTCTTCATGTTTGAGTACTTCAGCCCCGTCAGCTACAACCAGAACCTCACCAGCGGCAAGA AGTCCGGCGGCCCGTCCTTCACCATTGGCAAGTCTGTGTGGCTGCTGTGGGCGCTGGTCTTCAACAACTCGGTGCCCATCGAGAACCCCCGGGGCACCACCAGCAAGATCATGGTCCTGGTCTGGGCCTTCTTTGCCGTCATCTTCCTCGCCAGCTACACCGCCAACCTGGCCGCCTTCATGATCCAGGAGCAGTACATCGACACTGTGTCTGGCCTCAGTGACAAGAAG TTTCAGCGGCCTCAAGATCAATACCCACCTTTCCGCTTCGGCACGGTGCCCAATGGCAGCACAGAGCGGAACATCCGCAGCAACTACCGTGACATGCACAGTCACATGGTCAAGTTCAACCAGCGCTCGGTGGAGGACGCACTCACCAGCCTCAAGATGGG GAAGCTGGACGCCTTCATCTATGATGCTGCTGTTCTCAACTACATGGCGGGCAAGGATGAAGGCTGCAAGCTGGTCACCATTGGCTCTGGCAAGGTCTTTGCCACTACCGGCTATGGCATCGCCATGCAGAAGGACTCCCACTGGAAGCGGGCCATAGACCTGGCGCTCCTGCAGTTCCTGGGGGACG GGGAGACACAGAAGCTGGAGACGGTGTGGCTCTCGGGGATCTGCCAGAACGAGAAGAATGAGGTAATGAGCAGCAAGCTGGATATTGACAACATGGCCGGCGTGTTCTACATGCTGCTCGTGGCCATGGGGCTGGCCCTGCTGGTCTTTGCCTGGGAGCACCTGGTCTACTGGAAGCTGCGTCACTCAGTGCCCAACACATCCCGGCTGGACTTCCTGCTGGCCTTCAGCAGG GGCATCTACAGCTGCTTCAGCGGAGTGCAGAGTCTGGCCAGCCCCGCGCGGCCACCCAGCCCCGACCTCACGACCAGTTCGGCCCAGGCCAGCGTGCTTAAGATGCTGCAGGCTGCGCGCGACATGGTGACTACGGCGGGCGTGAGCAGCTCCCTGGACCGCGCCACGCGCACCATTGAGAACTGGGGCAGCCGCCGCGCGCCCCCACCGCCCGCCTGCCGCCGCCCTCGGCCACCCACGCCTGGCCCGCCCCCCGACCCGACCCCCAAGGGTTGGGGTCCACCAGGCGGGGGCCAGGCCGCGCTGGGGCACAGGGCCCCGCGTCCCCTGGGACGCCCCGTGACGCCAGGGTCGCCCCTGACCGATGTCTCCCGGGTGTCGGGCCGGCGGGCCTGGGAGGCGAAGTGGCCGTTGCGGACCTGGCGCGGCGGGCGGCACTTCTTGGCTTCTCAGAGGCGCGCGCTCCCGGAGCGCCCCCTGTCGCCCAAGCACTGCTACTATAGCTCCTTCCCTAGAGCCGACCGATTGGGGCGCCCCTTCCTCCCGCTCTTCCCTGAGCCCCCGGAGCCCGAGGACCTGCCCCTGCTGGGGCCAGAGCAGCTGGCTCGGAGGGAAGCCCTGCTGCACGCTGCTTGGGCCCGGAGCCCGCGCGCACGCCACTCTTCCCTGCCCAGCTCGGTGGCCGAGGCCTTCGGCCGGCCCAGCTCGCTGCCTACAGTGTGTGCCCACCTGTCCTGTGGGAGCTTGGCGCAGGCGCAGTCGATGCGGCTGCCAACTTACAGGGAGGCCTGTCAAGAGGGCGTGTGGGCACACAGACAGCATACCTGCTTCCACACTCAAACCCACCTGCCACTTTGCTGGAGGGCTGTctgccctcatctcccatcctGTGCCAGCCACAGCCCCTGGCTCGCTGGGGACTGGGGGCCTCCAAGGCACAGGGGCAGGACTCTGGGGCTGAGCACAGGCTGCAGGGACAATGGGGGGCTGGAAGAGGTCAGAAAGGTGGCCTGTGGGACGCACGGCTTCCTGGGACCTTGCAGTTGGAGGCGGATCAACAGCTTGGAGTCAGAAGTGTGA
- the GRIN2C gene encoding glutamate receptor ionotropic, NMDA 2C isoform X4: protein MDCLQYPVCILHLQHILMSHISSRAPVCLFVFSLRASVSLPVPVLISLQDPPVDMGGALGPALLLTSLLGAWAGLGPGQGEQAVTVAVVFGSSGPLQAQARTRLTPQNFLDLPLEIQPLTVGVNNTNPSSLLTHICGLLGAARVHGVVFEDNVGTEAVAQILDFISSQTHVPILSISGGSAVVLTPKEPGSAFLQLDVSLEQQLQVLFKVLEEYDWSAFAVITSLHPGHALFLEGVRAVADASYMGWRLLDVLTLELGPGGTRARTQRLLRQVDAPVLVAYCSREEAEVLFAEAAQAGLVGPGHVWLVPSLALGSTDAPPAVFPVGLISVVTESWRLSLRQKVRDGVAILALGAHGYQRQHGALPAPAGNCVSHPGPISPAREAFYRHLLNVTWEGRDFSFSPGGYLVQPTMVVIALNRHRLWEMVGRWDRGILHMKYPVWPRYSASLQPVVDSRHLTVATLEERPFVIVESPDPGTGGCVPNTVPCRRQSNHTFSSGDTAPYTKLCCKGFCIDILKKLARVVKFSYDLYLVTNGKHGKRVRGVWNGMIGEVYYKRADMAIGSLTINEERSEIVDFSVPFVETEPYSPSVWVMMFVMCLTVVAITVFMFEYFSPVSYNQNLTSGKKSGGPSFTIGKSVWLLWALVFNNSVPIENPRGTTSKIMVLVWAFFAVIFLASYTANLAAFMIQEQYIDTVSGLSDKKFQRPQDQYPPFRFGTVPNGSTERNIRSNYRDMHSHMVKFNQRSVEDALTSLKMGKLDAFIYDAAVLNYMAGKDEGCKLVTIGSGKVFATTGYGIAMQKDSHWKRAIDLALLQFLGDGETQKLETVWLSGICQNEKNEVMSSKLDIDNMAGVFYMLLVAMGLALLVFAWEHLVYWKLRHSVPNTSRLDFLLAFSRGIYSCFSGVQSLASPARPPSPDLTTSSAQASVLKMLQAARDMVTTAGVSSSLDRATRTIENWGSRRAPPPPACRRPRPPTPGPPPDPTPKGWGPPGGGQAALGHRAPRPLGRPVTPGSPLTDVSRVSGRRAWEAKWPLRTWRGGRHFLASQRRALPERPLSPKHCYYSSFPRADRLGRPFLPLFPEPPEPEDLPLLGPEQLARREALLHAAWARSPRARHSSLPSSVAEAFGRPSSLPTVCAHLSCGSLAQAQSMRLPTYREACQEGVWAHRQHTCFHTQTHLPLCWRAVCPHLPSCASHSPWLAGDWGPPRHRGRTLGLSTGCRDNGGLEEVRKVACGTHGFLGPCSWRRINSLESEV, encoded by the exons ATGGACTG cCTTCAatatccagtgtgtattttacacctACAGCATATCTTGATGAGCCACATTTCTAGCAGAG CTCCTGTCTGTCTGTTCGTCTTTTCTCTCCgtgcctctgtctccctccctgtgCCTGTCCTGATCTCTCTGCAGGACCCTCCAGTGGACATGGGTGGGGCCCTGGGGCCAGCCCTGCTGCTCACCTCACTCCTCGGtgcctgggcagggctgggcccgGGGCAGGGCGAGCAGGCTGTGACGGTGGCCGTGGTGTTTGGCAGCTCGGGGCCGCTGCAGGCCCAGGCCCGGACCCGCCTCACCCCCCAGAATTTCCTGGACCTGCCCTTGGAGATCCAGCCGCTCACCGTGGGGGTCAACAACACCAACCCCAGCAGCCTCCTCACGCACATCTGTGGGCTCCTGGGAGCTGCCCGCGTCCATGGTGTCGTCTTTGAGGACAACGTGGGCACGGAGGCCGTGGCCCAGATTCTTGACTTCATCTCCTCCCAGACTCACGTGCCCATCCTCAGCATCAGTGGCGGCTCCGCTGTGGTCCTCACCCCCAAG GAGCCGGGCTCCGCCTTCCTGCAGTTAGACGTGTCCctggagcagcagctgcaggTGCTGTTCAAGGTGCTGGAGGAGTATGACTGGAGCGCGTTCGCCGTGATCACCAGCCTGCACCCGGGCCACGCCCTCTTCCTCGAGGGCGTGCGCGCTGTCGCCGACGCCAGCTACATGGGCTGGCGGCTGCTGGATGTGCTCACGCTGGAGCTGGGCCCTGGAGGAACGCGCGCGCGCACCCAGCGTCTGCTGCGCCAGGTCGATGCCCCGGTGCTGGTGGCTTACTGCTCACGCGAGGAGGCCGAGGTGCTCTTCGCCGAGGCGGCGCAGGCCGGCCTGGTGGGGCCTGGGCACGTGTGGTTGGTGCCCAGCCTGGCACTGGGCAGCACTGACGCGCCCCCCGCCGTCTTCCCTGTGGGACTCATCAGTGTCGTCACCGAGAGCTGGCGCCTTAGCCTGCGCCAGAAGGTTCGCGACGGCGTTGCCATCCTGGCCCTGGGTGCCCACGGTTACCAGCGCCAGCATGGTGCCCTGCCTGCCCCGGCTGGGAACTGCGTCAGTCACCCTGGGCCCATCAGCCCTGCCCGGGAGGCCTTCTACAG ACACCTACTGAATGTCACCTGGGAGGGCCGAGACTTCTCCTTCAGCCCTGGTGGGTACCTGGTGCAGCCCACAATGGTTGTGATCGCCCTCAACCGGCACCGCCTATGGGAGATG GTGGGGCGCTGGGACCGTGGCATCCTGCACATGAAGTACCCAGTGTGGCCTCGCTACAGTGCCTCCCTGCAGCCCGTGGTGGACAGCCGGCACCTGACGGTGGCCACGCTGGAAGAGCGGCCCTTCGTCATTGTGGAGAGCCCCGACCCTGGCACAGGCGGCTGCGTGCCCAACACTGTGCCCTGCCGCAGGCAGAGCAACCACACCTTCAG CAGCGGTGACACAGCCCCGTATACCAAGCTCTGCTGTAAGGGATTCTGCATTGACATCCTCAAGAAGTTAGCCAGGGTGGTCAAGTTCTCTTACGACCTGTACCTGGTGACGAACGGCAAGCATGGCAAGCGGGTGCGCGGCGTGTGGAACGGCATGATCGGGGAG GTGTACTATAAGCGGGCAGACATGGCCATCGGCTCCCTCACTATCAACGAGGAGCGCTCCGAGATCGTGGACTTCTCCGTGCCCTTCGTGGAGACGG agccctACAGCCCCTCTGTTTGGGTGATGATGTTTGTCATGTGCCTCACCGTGGTGGCCATCACCGTCTTCATGTTTGAGTACTTCAGCCCCGTCAGCTACAACCAGAACCTCACCAGCGGCAAGA AGTCCGGCGGCCCGTCCTTCACCATTGGCAAGTCTGTGTGGCTGCTGTGGGCGCTGGTCTTCAACAACTCGGTGCCCATCGAGAACCCCCGGGGCACCACCAGCAAGATCATGGTCCTGGTCTGGGCCTTCTTTGCCGTCATCTTCCTCGCCAGCTACACCGCCAACCTGGCCGCCTTCATGATCCAGGAGCAGTACATCGACACTGTGTCTGGCCTCAGTGACAAGAAG TTTCAGCGGCCTCAAGATCAATACCCACCTTTCCGCTTCGGCACGGTGCCCAATGGCAGCACAGAGCGGAACATCCGCAGCAACTACCGTGACATGCACAGTCACATGGTCAAGTTCAACCAGCGCTCGGTGGAGGACGCACTCACCAGCCTCAAGATGGG GAAGCTGGACGCCTTCATCTATGATGCTGCTGTTCTCAACTACATGGCGGGCAAGGATGAAGGCTGCAAGCTGGTCACCATTGGCTCTGGCAAGGTCTTTGCCACTACCGGCTATGGCATCGCCATGCAGAAGGACTCCCACTGGAAGCGGGCCATAGACCTGGCGCTCCTGCAGTTCCTGGGGGACG GGGAGACACAGAAGCTGGAGACGGTGTGGCTCTCGGGGATCTGCCAGAACGAGAAGAATGAGGTAATGAGCAGCAAGCTGGATATTGACAACATGGCCGGCGTGTTCTACATGCTGCTCGTGGCCATGGGGCTGGCCCTGCTGGTCTTTGCCTGGGAGCACCTGGTCTACTGGAAGCTGCGTCACTCAGTGCCCAACACATCCCGGCTGGACTTCCTGCTGGCCTTCAGCAGG GGCATCTACAGCTGCTTCAGCGGAGTGCAGAGTCTGGCCAGCCCCGCGCGGCCACCCAGCCCCGACCTCACGACCAGTTCGGCCCAGGCCAGCGTGCTTAAGATGCTGCAGGCTGCGCGCGACATGGTGACTACGGCGGGCGTGAGCAGCTCCCTGGACCGCGCCACGCGCACCATTGAGAACTGGGGCAGCCGCCGCGCGCCCCCACCGCCCGCCTGCCGCCGCCCTCGGCCACCCACGCCTGGCCCGCCCCCCGACCCGACCCCCAAGGGTTGGGGTCCACCAGGCGGGGGCCAGGCCGCGCTGGGGCACAGGGCCCCGCGTCCCCTGGGACGCCCCGTGACGCCAGGGTCGCCCCTGACCGATGTCTCCCGGGTGTCGGGCCGGCGGGCCTGGGAGGCGAAGTGGCCGTTGCGGACCTGGCGCGGCGGGCGGCACTTCTTGGCTTCTCAGAGGCGCGCGCTCCCGGAGCGCCCCCTGTCGCCCAAGCACTGCTACTATAGCTCCTTCCCTAGAGCCGACCGATTGGGGCGCCCCTTCCTCCCGCTCTTCCCTGAGCCCCCGGAGCCCGAGGACCTGCCCCTGCTGGGGCCAGAGCAGCTGGCTCGGAGGGAAGCCCTGCTGCACGCTGCTTGGGCCCGGAGCCCGCGCGCACGCCACTCTTCCCTGCCCAGCTCGGTGGCCGAGGCCTTCGGCCGGCCCAGCTCGCTGCCTACAGTGTGTGCCCACCTGTCCTGTGGGAGCTTGGCGCAGGCGCAGTCGATGCGGCTGCCAACTTACAGGGAGGCCTGTCAAGAGGGCGTGTGGGCACACAGACAGCATACCTGCTTCCACACTCAAACCCACCTGCCACTTTGCTGGAGGGCTGTctgccctcatctcccatcctGTGCCAGCCACAGCCCCTGGCTCGCTGGGGACTGGGGGCCTCCAAGGCACAGGGGCAGGACTCTGGGGCTGAGCACAGGCTGCAGGGACAATGGGGGGCTGGAAGAGGTCAGAAAGGTGGCCTGTGGGACGCACGGCTTCCTGGGACCTTGCAGTTGGAGGCGGATCAACAGCTTGGAGTCAGAAGTGTGA